One stretch of Streptomyces sp. NBC_01363 DNA includes these proteins:
- a CDS encoding substrate-binding and VWA domain-containing protein — MGRHSLPDDYADDGSRDGSPPRRRRTVVIATMLVLAVAAGTVVAAQGGLLSFSKSCEDSAIRLSMMASPDIAPAVRAVADKARKDEVRSGGRCLYVTVVARDSYKVADSLSSDARTPDFQVWLPDSDLWLDRAKGSGDGVPITPGDSIASSPVTLAMVPSAAKSLGWPKKKYSWAELTGAAMKSDKVRLGSADPARSATGLLALASIGASSDKQGGDSDTRVAATAKLLAQRMSDGDAQVLETLAQSDSGAEQGNPERNQAVLLSEQAAFAHNAESTGGGKLDLFYPQDGTPLLNYPYTLVDEARMSTSEGRAALRFMTLLNAPGAQATLEKHGFRDVDGTAGEAVVAPAGGKKPQPYATAAAAAPTAEALQQTLGMWTITVQSARLTTVVDASGSMATIVPGRNQSRMDVTKASLIQALDQFTPNDEIGLWEFATTLDGDKDYRRLMPTARLGDPAKGGGTHREKLAAAFAALKPVPGGATGLYDTTLAAYKDAQATYVKGKFNAVVILTDGSNQDNLSISRSALIAELKRIADPERPVPLLAIAVGPEADREEVNEIAKVTGGGGYQVIDPAEIQTVILQAIMTAGQSNHAAQE, encoded by the coding sequence ATGGGACGTCACAGCTTGCCCGACGACTACGCCGACGACGGAAGCAGGGACGGATCACCGCCTCGCCGTCGGCGCACCGTCGTGATCGCGACCATGCTCGTACTCGCGGTCGCTGCGGGGACGGTCGTCGCGGCGCAGGGCGGCCTGTTGTCGTTCTCGAAGAGCTGCGAGGACTCGGCCATCCGTCTGTCCATGATGGCCTCACCGGATATCGCCCCCGCCGTTCGCGCCGTCGCCGACAAGGCGCGCAAGGACGAGGTGCGATCCGGCGGTCGCTGTCTGTACGTGACGGTGGTCGCCCGCGACTCCTACAAGGTCGCCGACTCCCTCTCCAGCGACGCCCGCACCCCGGACTTCCAGGTCTGGCTGCCCGACTCGGATCTCTGGCTCGACCGGGCCAAGGGCTCCGGCGACGGCGTCCCGATCACACCGGGCGACTCCATCGCCTCCTCCCCCGTGACTCTGGCCATGGTGCCGTCCGCGGCCAAGAGCCTCGGCTGGCCGAAGAAGAAGTACTCCTGGGCGGAGTTGACGGGCGCGGCCATGAAGTCGGACAAGGTGCGGCTCGGCTCGGCCGACCCGGCGCGCAGCGCCACCGGCCTGCTGGCGCTCGCCAGCATCGGCGCGTCCTCCGACAAGCAGGGCGGAGACAGCGACACCAGGGTCGCGGCGACCGCCAAGCTGCTCGCGCAGCGCATGTCGGACGGTGACGCCCAGGTGCTGGAGACACTGGCGCAGAGCGATTCGGGCGCCGAGCAGGGCAATCCGGAGCGCAACCAGGCGGTGCTCCTCTCCGAGCAGGCCGCGTTCGCCCACAACGCGGAGTCGACCGGCGGCGGAAAGCTCGACCTCTTCTACCCCCAGGACGGCACCCCGCTCCTCAACTATCCGTACACGCTGGTCGACGAGGCCAGAATGAGTACGTCCGAGGGCCGGGCGGCGCTGCGGTTCATGACGCTGCTGAACGCACCCGGTGCCCAGGCCACCCTGGAGAAGCACGGGTTCAGAGACGTCGACGGCACGGCCGGGGAGGCGGTGGTCGCACCGGCCGGCGGCAAGAAGCCCCAGCCGTACGCCACCGCGGCCGCTGCCGCACCGACCGCCGAGGCGCTCCAGCAGACGCTCGGCATGTGGACGATCACGGTGCAGAGCGCTCGGCTGACCACGGTCGTGGACGCGTCGGGTTCCATGGCCACGATCGTCCCGGGGCGCAACCAGTCCCGGATGGATGTCACCAAGGCGTCCTTGATCCAGGCCCTCGACCAGTTCACCCCGAACGACGAGATCGGGCTCTGGGAGTTCGCCACCACGCTCGACGGCGACAAGGACTACCGCAGGCTGATGCCGACCGCCCGACTGGGCGATCCGGCGAAGGGCGGCGGCACCCACCGCGAGAAGCTCGCCGCGGCCTTCGCGGCGCTGAAGCCCGTGCCGGGCGGCGCGACCGGTCTGTACGACACCACACTGGCTGCCTACAAGGACGCCCAGGCGACCTATGTGAAGGGCAAGTTCAACGCGGTCGTGATCCTCACCGACGGATCGAACCAGGACAACCTCTCCATCTCCCGCAGTGCGCTGATCGCGGAACTGAAGCGGATCGCCGATCCGGAGCGCCCGGTGCCGCTGCTCGCCATCGCGGTCGGTCCCGAGGCCGACCGCGAGGAGGTGAACGAGATAGCGAAGGTGACCGGAGGCGGTGGCTACCAGGTCATCGACCCGGCCGAGATCCAAACGGTGATCCTGCAGGCCATCATGACAGCTGGTCAGAGCAACCACGCCGCTCAGGAGTAG
- a CDS encoding CPBP family intramembrane glutamic endopeptidase, which yields MADSFSQEAVPRRILRSETVLVLALSLGASGVSALISFVGSLTKPGGLKGQAATLNSSYAPGRPWLDLAWQLFGIATALVPVALVAHLLIREGAGLRVIGFDRTRPWPDLGRGTMVAAGIGSAGLAFYLVARAAGFNLTVVPESLPDVWWKFPVLILSAIQNSVVEEVIVVGYLLRRLGQLGWTPMAALVASSVLRGSYHLYQGIGGFIGNMVMGVVFVLLYRRWGRVGPLVAAHALLDIGAFVGYALLAGQVGWLPTP from the coding sequence GTGGCTGATTCTTTCTCCCAGGAGGCTGTGCCGCGACGGATTCTGCGGTCCGAGACGGTCCTCGTGCTGGCTCTCTCGTTGGGGGCCAGCGGGGTGTCTGCCCTGATCAGTTTTGTCGGATCGCTGACGAAACCAGGGGGTTTGAAGGGTCAGGCCGCGACGCTCAACAGTTCGTACGCGCCGGGTCGTCCATGGCTGGATCTCGCCTGGCAACTCTTCGGAATCGCAACGGCTCTGGTGCCCGTCGCCCTGGTCGCGCATCTGCTGATCAGGGAAGGCGCCGGCCTGCGGGTCATCGGTTTCGACCGCACCAGGCCGTGGCCGGACCTGGGGCGCGGCACGATGGTCGCGGCGGGCATCGGAAGCGCCGGCCTCGCCTTCTATCTGGTGGCCCGCGCCGCCGGATTCAATCTGACCGTGGTACCGGAATCACTGCCCGATGTGTGGTGGAAGTTCCCGGTCCTGATCCTGTCCGCGATCCAGAACTCCGTCGTGGAGGAAGTGATCGTCGTCGGGTATCTGCTGCGCAGACTGGGACAGTTGGGGTGGACGCCGATGGCCGCCCTGGTTGCCAGTTCGGTGCTGCGCGGTTCGTACCACCTGTATCAGGGGATCGGCGGCTTCATCGGCAACATGGTGATGGGCGTCGTCTTCGTGCTGCTGTACCGGCGCTGGGGGCGGGTCGGGCCGCTGGTCGCGGCACACGCGCTGCTGGACATCGGGGCGTTCGTCGGATACGCCCTGCTGGCGGGGCAGGTGGGCTGGTTGCCCACGCCGTGA
- a CDS encoding PhzF family phenazine biosynthesis protein gives MRIRIVDTFTDRPFTGNPAGVLLLDSETFPDDDRLQRIAMELNLSETAFAHPLSPGGEADWALRWFTPTTEVDMCGHATLATAHVLHTTGTASGTVRFAARCGILTATAHPDGAITLDFPTASLTPEAAPAGLAAALGADPLSVHDTGPHIGDLLVELSDEATVRGLTPDLATLADVSRRGVVATAAAEDPSRGYDFVSRGFFPRVGIDEDPVTGSAHTALAPFWSARFGRDELTGLQASARSGLVRTSLRGNRTLLTGDAVTVIDGELLTAL, from the coding sequence ATGAGGATTCGCATCGTCGACACGTTCACCGACCGCCCCTTCACCGGCAATCCGGCGGGAGTCCTGCTCCTGGATTCCGAAACCTTTCCCGACGACGATCGGCTCCAGCGGATCGCCATGGAACTGAACCTCTCCGAGACCGCCTTCGCCCACCCGCTGTCCCCGGGCGGCGAGGCCGACTGGGCGCTGCGCTGGTTCACCCCGACCACGGAGGTCGACATGTGCGGGCATGCCACCCTCGCCACCGCGCACGTCCTGCACACCACCGGGACGGCGAGCGGCACGGTGCGCTTCGCGGCGCGGTGCGGGATCCTCACCGCGACCGCCCACCCGGACGGTGCCATCACTCTCGACTTCCCCACGGCCTCGTTGACACCGGAGGCCGCCCCGGCCGGGCTGGCCGCGGCCCTGGGCGCGGATCCCCTCTCCGTCCACGACACCGGCCCGCACATCGGCGATCTGCTCGTCGAACTGTCCGACGAGGCGACCGTACGAGGGCTGACCCCCGATCTCGCCACGCTGGCCGATGTCTCCCGGCGGGGCGTCGTCGCCACGGCCGCCGCGGAGGACCCCTCCCGCGGTTACGACTTCGTCTCCCGCGGCTTCTTCCCGCGTGTCGGGATCGACGAGGACCCCGTGACCGGCAGTGCCCACACCGCGCTGGCGCCTTTCTGGTCGGCCCGTTTCGGTCGTGACGAACTGACCGGACTTCAGGCCTCCGCCCGTTCCGGCCTGGTCCGGACCTCGCTGCGCGGCAATCGCACCCTGCTGACGGGTGACGCCGTGACGGTCATCGACGGCGAACTGCTCACGGCGCTCTGA
- a CDS encoding VOC family protein, whose protein sequence is MGTRWSLTIDCARPARLAAFWALALGYTEKPAPAGFGSWEEWFAHHEVPEDEWDQGAYLCDPEGAGPGLTFMQVPESKVVKNRLHLDVQAGGGRETPWEDRWPRVVEAVERLTAAGATVVREEELQGRPDHVVMADPEGNEFCLL, encoded by the coding sequence ATGGGGACCAGGTGGAGTTTGACGATCGACTGCGCGCGTCCGGCGAGGCTGGCCGCGTTCTGGGCGCTGGCCCTGGGCTATACGGAGAAGCCCGCGCCTGCCGGGTTCGGGAGCTGGGAGGAGTGGTTCGCGCACCATGAGGTCCCGGAGGACGAGTGGGACCAGGGGGCGTACCTGTGCGATCCGGAGGGGGCGGGTCCAGGTCTGACCTTCATGCAGGTGCCGGAGTCGAAGGTCGTGAAGAACCGCCTGCACCTCGACGTGCAGGCCGGTGGCGGTCGTGAGACTCCCTGGGAGGACCGGTGGCCGCGTGTGGTCGAGGCGGTGGAGCGTTTGACGGCCGCCGGCGCGACCGTGGTGCGTGAGGAAGAATTGCAGGGCAGGCCGGACCATGTGGTGATGGCCGACCCGGAAGGGAACGAGTTCTGCCTGCTCTGA
- a CDS encoding DinB family protein, with product MTESDRKADLHFYLQSAREALLWKLEGLSEYDARRPLTPTGTNLLGLVKHVASVELGYLGDTFGRPSGEPLPWVEDGAEPNADMWVTADESREHIVALYRRAWAHADATIDALALDTTGRVPWWPDDRCEVTLHHAVVRVIADTHRHAGHADIVRELVDGAVGMSKGNENMAPGDSAWWENHRSRLEHAAQEADRGA from the coding sequence ATGACCGAATCGGATCGCAAGGCGGACCTTCATTTCTATCTGCAGTCCGCCCGTGAGGCCCTGCTGTGGAAACTCGAAGGGCTCTCGGAGTACGACGCCCGCCGCCCGCTGACACCGACCGGCACCAACCTCCTGGGCCTGGTCAAGCACGTGGCCAGTGTGGAGCTGGGCTACCTCGGCGACACCTTCGGACGACCGTCCGGCGAGCCACTGCCCTGGGTCGAGGACGGCGCCGAGCCCAACGCGGACATGTGGGTCACCGCCGACGAGTCACGCGAGCACATAGTGGCGCTGTACCGCCGGGCATGGGCACATGCGGACGCCACGATCGACGCGCTGGCGCTGGACACGACGGGCAGGGTGCCGTGGTGGCCGGACGACCGGTGCGAGGTGACGCTGCATCATGCCGTGGTGCGCGTGATCGCCGATACGCACCGGCATGCCGGGCACGCCGATATCGTCCGGGAACTCGTCGACGGCGCCGTCGGGATGAGCAAGGGCAACGAAAACATGGCGCCGGGCGACTCGGCCTGGTGGGAGAACCATCGCAGCAGGCTGGAGCACGCCGCTCAGGAAGCCGACCGGGGCGCGTGA
- a CDS encoding maleylpyruvate isomerase N-terminal domain-containing protein, with protein sequence MDLFSRSWTALRTAVAGLPDEDFAKPSGCAGWLVRDLVCHLVIDAQDVLITLVTPAEAEPTRDAVTYWDVAETPPTGDDPLDALTVRLAAAYEEPQLLKFHFDDVGSAAGRAAGLADPGLRVGTRDEVLTAGDYLCAYVLEWTLHHLDLVAYLPDAAEPPAEGLAASREMLERIAGAAFPASFSDQDALLVGTGRRAPTDAEKTELGESAAKFPLFLG encoded by the coding sequence GTGGATCTCTTCTCACGCTCGTGGACGGCGCTGCGCACGGCGGTCGCCGGACTCCCGGACGAGGACTTCGCGAAACCGTCCGGCTGCGCCGGCTGGCTCGTGCGGGACCTGGTGTGTCATCTGGTCATCGACGCCCAGGACGTCCTGATCACCCTGGTGACCCCCGCCGAAGCGGAACCGACGCGCGACGCGGTGACCTACTGGGACGTCGCCGAAACGCCGCCGACCGGCGACGACCCGCTGGACGCGCTGACCGTCCGGCTGGCCGCCGCGTACGAGGAGCCCCAGCTGCTGAAGTTCCACTTCGACGACGTCGGCTCCGCCGCCGGCCGCGCCGCCGGACTCGCCGACCCCGGCCTCCGGGTCGGCACCCGCGACGAGGTCCTCACCGCGGGCGACTACCTCTGTGCGTACGTCCTGGAGTGGACGTTGCACCACCTCGACCTGGTCGCGTACCTCCCGGACGCGGCCGAACCGCCCGCGGAGGGACTCGCCGCGTCCCGCGAGATGCTGGAGAGGATCGCCGGAGCCGCCTTCCCCGCGTCGTTCTCCGACCAGGACGCCCTGCTGGTCGGCACCGGACGGCGTGCCCCGACCGACGCGGAGAAGACCGAACTGGGCGAGTCGGCCGCGAAGTTCCCGCTCTTCCTCGGGTGA
- a CDS encoding PadR family transcriptional regulator produces MRSHGHEHEFGPGRGHCGPGHQGRGDFEGRRAAFGQFGPPFGGGPFGGGPFGGGRGRGGGRGRARRGDVRASILALLKDRPMHGYEMIQEIGERSGGAWRPSPGSVYPTLQLLEDEGLIVSASEGGKKLFTLTDTGRTEAESGPEAPWEEAGRGVDWESVNEIRQAGFGLMEAFGQVWKTGSADQRQKALTVINDARKKLYLILADEH; encoded by the coding sequence ATGCGTTCACATGGGCACGAGCATGAGTTCGGACCTGGGCGTGGGCACTGCGGGCCCGGTCATCAGGGGCGTGGCGACTTCGAGGGGCGACGGGCGGCCTTCGGGCAGTTCGGGCCGCCTTTCGGGGGTGGACCTTTCGGGGGTGGTCCCTTCGGCGGCGGGCGCGGCCGGGGTGGCGGCAGGGGAAGGGCGCGGCGTGGTGACGTACGCGCGTCGATCCTGGCGCTGCTGAAGGACCGGCCGATGCACGGCTACGAGATGATCCAGGAGATCGGCGAGCGCAGTGGCGGGGCCTGGCGTCCCAGCCCCGGCTCGGTCTACCCGACCCTTCAGTTGCTGGAGGACGAGGGGCTGATCGTCAGTGCGAGCGAGGGCGGCAAGAAGCTGTTCACGCTCACCGACACCGGCCGCACCGAGGCGGAGTCGGGGCCCGAGGCGCCCTGGGAGGAAGCCGGGCGTGGTGTCGACTGGGAGAGCGTCAACGAGATCCGGCAGGCCGGCTTCGGTCTGATGGAGGCGTTCGGCCAGGTCTGGAAGACCGGCTCGGCCGATCAGCGCCAGAAGGCTCTCACGGTCATCAACGACGCCCGTAAGAAGCTGTACCTGATCCTTGCCGACGAGCACTGA
- a CDS encoding SRPBCC family protein, with product MAEVSAEARIEAPAEKVWAQLTDFTAYDQWNATHTSFPKGGPATLELAATYEENMKLMGFPAEVTWTVAELETARLLATKGKGPMGVNLSMRYSLTPDGDATTVRIDGEFTGAAVSLMAGKLKDSATAALVESLRKLGGLIAA from the coding sequence ATGGCCGAAGTCAGTGCAGAGGCGCGCATCGAAGCACCGGCCGAGAAGGTGTGGGCCCAGCTGACGGACTTCACCGCGTACGACCAGTGGAACGCCACTCACACCAGCTTCCCCAAGGGCGGTCCGGCGACACTCGAACTCGCGGCCACCTACGAGGAGAACATGAAGCTCATGGGCTTCCCGGCCGAGGTGACCTGGACGGTGGCGGAACTGGAGACCGCGCGCCTGCTGGCCACCAAGGGCAAGGGCCCGATGGGAGTCAACCTGTCCATGCGCTACTCACTGACCCCCGACGGGGACGCCACCACGGTCCGCATCGACGGGGAGTTCACCGGCGCCGCGGTCTCCCTGATGGCGGGAAAGCTCAAGGACTCGGCGACGGCCGCGCTCGTCGAATCACTGCGCAAACTGGGCGGACTCATCGCCGCCTGA
- a CDS encoding Clp protease N-terminal domain-containing protein, with amino-acid sequence MQNRTPRIPQQPVPNRAELDARLTVELAAVVTGARRRALRDGDRQIDTAHLLHSLIESDPAVRAAFEGGPQLARVLGYLVQRSIGYGLRWQGSVEDSGAVPVVPDLDSAVRDSGVEGWSPSAASAMAGALERAEKRGDARAGGLDLLAALAMDHECRAVEVLVRGGIDADRLAARIADASDQGVWEAGG; translated from the coding sequence GTGCAAAACCGGACGCCGCGGATTCCTCAGCAGCCCGTACCGAACCGTGCCGAGCTCGACGCCAGACTCACGGTGGAGCTGGCCGCGGTGGTGACGGGCGCCCGCAGGCGTGCACTGCGCGACGGTGACCGGCAGATCGACACGGCGCATCTGCTGCACTCCCTCATCGAATCGGACCCCGCGGTGCGGGCGGCCTTCGAGGGCGGCCCTCAACTGGCCAGAGTGCTCGGCTATCTCGTCCAGCGCAGTATCGGATACGGGCTCCGTTGGCAGGGCTCGGTGGAGGACTCCGGCGCCGTCCCGGTCGTTCCGGACCTGGACTCCGCCGTGCGGGACTCGGGGGTGGAGGGCTGGTCGCCCTCGGCCGCTTCGGCAATGGCCGGAGCGCTTGAGCGGGCGGAGAAGCGCGGCGATGCGCGGGCCGGAGGGCTCGATCTGCTCGCGGCACTGGCCATGGATCACGAGTGCCGGGCCGTCGAGGTGCTGGTGCGGGGCGGGATCGACGCGGATCGGCTCGCCGCCCGGATCGCGGATGCTTCGGATCAGGGCGTGTGGGAGGCCGGAGGCTGA
- a CDS encoding DMT family transporter, with translation MHASQGRSAGLGLALASAFAFGGSGVAAKPLIEAGLDPLHVVWLRVAGAALVMLPVAWRHRGLVRSRPVLLLGFGLLAVAGVQACYFAAISRIPVGVALLVEYLAPALVLGWVRFVQRRPVTRRAAVGVVLAVGGLACVVEVWSGLSFDAVGLLLALGAAGCQVGYFVLSDQGSADGADGVEPPHPVGVIAYGLLIGALVLTVVARPWGMDWSVLGGSAGMDGTDVPAWLLLVWIVLLATVIAYVTGVISVRLLSPAVAGVVACLEAVIATVLAWVMLGEHLSAPQLIGGAMVLFGAFIAQSSTPRTPSGPVASGLAAGAAEGPDAGRAAAEGELSAGRAAT, from the coding sequence ATGCACGCGTCTCAGGGGAGAAGCGCCGGCCTGGGACTAGCCCTGGCCTCGGCGTTCGCATTCGGCGGTTCAGGGGTGGCGGCCAAGCCGCTGATCGAGGCGGGGCTCGATCCGCTCCACGTGGTGTGGCTGCGGGTGGCGGGCGCGGCCCTGGTCATGCTGCCGGTGGCCTGGCGTCACCGGGGCCTGGTGCGCAGCCGGCCGGTCCTGCTGCTCGGCTTCGGACTGCTCGCCGTCGCGGGTGTACAGGCCTGCTACTTCGCCGCGATCTCCCGGATTCCCGTCGGTGTCGCGCTGCTCGTCGAATACCTGGCGCCCGCGCTCGTTCTCGGCTGGGTCCGGTTCGTCCAACGCAGGCCGGTGACCCGGCGGGCCGCGGTCGGCGTGGTGCTCGCCGTCGGAGGGCTGGCATGCGTGGTCGAGGTCTGGTCGGGGCTGAGCTTCGACGCGGTCGGACTGCTGCTCGCGCTCGGAGCCGCCGGTTGCCAGGTCGGCTACTTCGTCCTGTCGGACCAGGGGAGTGCGGACGGGGCGGACGGTGTCGAACCGCCGCATCCGGTCGGTGTCATCGCCTACGGGCTGCTGATCGGTGCGCTCGTCCTCACGGTGGTCGCGCGGCCCTGGGGCATGGACTGGTCGGTCCTGGGGGGCAGCGCCGGCATGGACGGTACGGATGTTCCGGCCTGGTTGCTGCTCGTCTGGATCGTGCTGCTGGCGACCGTGATCGCCTACGTCACCGGGGTGATCTCGGTGCGGCTGCTCTCGCCCGCGGTGGCGGGCGTGGTCGCCTGTCTCGAGGCGGTCATCGCCACCGTGCTCGCCTGGGTGATGCTCGGTGAGCACCTGTCGGCGCCCCAGCTCATCGGTGGGGCCATGGTGCTGTTCGGCGCCTTCATCGCCCAGTCGTCGACACCGCGGACGCCTTCGGGTCCCGTCGCGTCGGGGCTCGCCGCGGGGGCTGCCGAAGGGCCGGACGCCGGCCGCGCAGCCGCCGAGGGGGAGCTGTCCGCCGGGCGTGCCGCGACGTGA
- a CDS encoding pyridoxamine 5'-phosphate oxidase family protein, protein MSDTASPQTTGPDTPAGYEPTERTVPTRSRERAAYDREVVHSILDEAYVCHLGFVRDGAPVVLPTLFGRIGDRLYVHGSTGSRPLREAGRTDPGLPVCLTVTHVDGLVLARSAFHHSINYRSVVVHGVAQTVTDPQERRTALDAIVDHVVPGRSADSRPADEKELAATAVIRLDLREVSAKIRTGGPNDDPRDLSLPHWAGVVPLARGYETPLPSDDLDPAIGVPDYITAL, encoded by the coding sequence ATGTCGGACACCGCATCGCCGCAGACCACGGGCCCGGACACCCCAGCCGGATACGAGCCGACCGAGCGCACCGTCCCGACCCGTTCCCGCGAACGGGCGGCATACGACCGGGAGGTGGTCCACTCGATACTCGACGAGGCGTACGTCTGCCACCTCGGCTTCGTCCGTGACGGCGCGCCCGTCGTCCTGCCGACGCTCTTCGGCCGGATCGGCGACCGGCTCTACGTGCACGGCTCGACGGGCTCCCGCCCCCTGCGCGAGGCGGGCCGCACCGACCCCGGACTGCCCGTGTGCCTGACGGTGACGCATGTCGACGGGCTGGTGCTGGCCCGCTCCGCCTTCCACCACTCGATCAACTACCGCTCCGTGGTGGTCCATGGCGTCGCGCAGACGGTCACCGACCCGCAGGAGCGGCGGACCGCTCTCGACGCCATCGTCGACCACGTGGTGCCGGGCCGGTCCGCCGACTCACGGCCCGCCGACGAGAAGGAGCTGGCCGCGACCGCGGTGATCCGGCTGGACCTGCGGGAGGTGTCCGCCAAGATCCGCACGGGCGGCCCCAACGACGACCCCCGCGACCTCTCGCTTCCCCACTGGGCGGGCGTCGTCCCGCTCGCCCGCGGATACGAGACGCCGCTCCCTTCGGACGACCTCGACCCCGCGATCGGGGTGCCGGACTACATCACCGCACTCTGA
- a CDS encoding aminotransferase class I/II-fold pyridoxal phosphate-dependent enzyme translates to MLGEYRIVGRRASEIAASVESAVGSGGLEPGQVLPPMRELADRLGVNPNTVAAAYRTLRERGVIETAGRRGSRVRPRPASTARGSLGVEAPAGVRDLGAGNPDPGLLPALDEAFAAVAGEYARQPGMYGQAPVDPEFAALARAALDADGVPAGPVVATSGSLDAIERVLVAHLRPGDAVAVEDPGWGSLLDLVPALGLRPVPVAVDDEGPLPDAVEHALNAGARALVVTDRAQNPTGAAIGAGRAFELRGVLAGHRDVLLIEDDHGHGIVDLPLHPLAGATDRWTFVRSVAKAYGPDLRVAVLTGDPVTVDRVAGRQRLGPGWVSRLLQRAVVHLWSSDAVDPVEVARAYADRRDGLVRALAERGVAAHGRSGMNVWVPVGDETGAVARLLHSGWAVAPGARFRMTAPQGIRLTVSSLAEADIGPLADAVAAATGPVKPLNYG, encoded by the coding sequence GTGCTAGGAGAGTATCGGATTGTTGGGCGGCGCGCATCGGAAATTGCCGCCAGTGTGGAGAGCGCGGTCGGGTCCGGTGGGCTCGAACCCGGCCAAGTGCTGCCTCCTATGCGGGAGTTGGCCGATCGGCTGGGGGTGAATCCGAACACGGTGGCGGCCGCCTACCGCACGCTCCGCGAGCGCGGGGTGATCGAGACGGCCGGGCGCCGGGGCAGCAGGGTGCGGCCGCGTCCCGCGAGTACGGCGCGCGGATCGCTCGGGGTGGAGGCGCCGGCGGGCGTGCGGGACCTGGGGGCGGGCAACCCCGACCCGGGCCTGCTGCCCGCGCTGGACGAAGCCTTCGCGGCGGTCGCGGGGGAGTACGCGCGGCAGCCCGGCATGTACGGACAGGCGCCGGTGGACCCGGAGTTCGCCGCGCTCGCCCGCGCCGCACTGGACGCCGACGGAGTGCCGGCCGGACCCGTGGTCGCGACCTCCGGCTCGCTGGACGCGATTGAGCGCGTGCTGGTCGCGCACCTCAGGCCCGGTGACGCGGTGGCGGTCGAGGACCCGGGCTGGGGCAGCCTGCTGGATCTCGTACCGGCGCTGGGGCTGCGCCCCGTGCCCGTCGCGGTCGACGACGAGGGGCCGTTGCCCGACGCTGTCGAGCACGCGCTGAACGCCGGCGCCCGTGCGCTGGTGGTCACGGACCGCGCGCAGAATCCGACCGGCGCGGCGATCGGTGCCGGGCGCGCCTTCGAGCTGCGAGGGGTTCTCGCCGGACACCGCGATGTCCTGCTGATCGAGGACGACCACGGGCACGGCATCGTCGATCTGCCGCTCCATCCGTTGGCGGGTGCCACCGACCGTTGGACATTCGTACGGTCCGTCGCCAAGGCGTACGGGCCGGACCTGCGGGTCGCCGTGCTGACCGGCGACCCGGTCACGGTCGACCGGGTGGCGGGGCGGCAGCGGCTGGGCCCCGGCTGGGTCAGCAGACTGCTGCAACGGGCCGTGGTGCACCTGTGGAGCTCGGATGCCGTCGACCCGGTCGAGGTGGCGCGGGCGTACGCCGACCGGCGGGACGGCCTCGTGCGGGCGCTGGCGGAGCGGGGTGTGGCGGCCCACGGACGCAGCGGGATGAATGTGTGGGTGCCGGTCGGCGACGAGACCGGTGCCGTGGCCAGGTTGCTGCACTCCGGCTGGGCCGTGGCGCCCGGGGCGCGGTTCCGGATGACCGCGCCCCAGGGGATCCGGCTCACCGTCTCGTCGCTCGCCGAGGCCGACATCGGGCCACTGGCGGATGCGGTGGCGGCAGCGACGGGACCGGTGAAGCCGCTGAACTACGGGTGA